One window from the genome of Gimesia aquarii encodes:
- a CDS encoding GspE/PulE family protein — protein sequence MNNNSLLQPKMRLGDLLIYREYITLEQLESALDEQAKGDGSQLLGELLVNNDYCTEEQVLECLALEYRIPYVQLDSRMFDSKVFDELPREFVEKHTVLPLFKVRNILTVAVAEPTNVFLVDQLRDLTKAEIQIVAASAKEIRRMVQTYMPNTNVFVIDDIIDDANGTNVELIEESIDDIGFDVEFAGQSPIIKLVNYIVYNAVREGASDIHIEPTEQQLRVRYRVDGVLQQALEPPVHLAPAVSSRIKIMASLDISERRLPQDGRIHVLMEGRPIDLRVSTLPMPNGEKVVIRILDNRSVNISLEQLGFSSEVLENFTEQLEKPNGIILVTGPTGSGKSTTLYAALNAVSSIEKNVCTVEDPIEYQLPIINQFQVNEKIGLSFASILRSLLRQDPDVLMVGEIRDQETGKIAIQAALTGHLVFSTLHTNDAISAITRLINMGVDDYLIGAAVNMVLAQRLCRKICPKCKTPYELPKSMQLAVERAGLDQGEFYKGSGCKRCRNTGFSGRIGVHELLSIDDQLREIITTDPTVANVKEYAKNSGMIPLRYDALRKAQEGLTTIEEALKVSDEAWAPQHSLINQ from the coding sequence ATGAATAATAATTCCTTATTACAACCAAAAATGAGACTCGGTGATCTACTCATCTATAGAGAGTATATTACTCTCGAACAGCTAGAGTCTGCGCTTGACGAACAAGCAAAGGGAGATGGAAGCCAGTTACTGGGTGAATTACTCGTCAATAATGATTATTGCACAGAGGAACAAGTTTTAGAATGTTTGGCTCTGGAGTATCGGATTCCTTACGTCCAGCTCGATAGTCGGATGTTTGACTCAAAAGTATTTGATGAACTTCCACGCGAATTTGTGGAAAAACATACGGTACTTCCCCTCTTTAAAGTACGAAATATTCTGACTGTTGCCGTTGCTGAACCTACGAATGTCTTTTTAGTAGATCAGCTAAGAGACTTAACAAAAGCAGAAATTCAAATTGTCGCTGCAAGTGCCAAAGAGATTCGGCGTATGGTGCAAACCTATATGCCGAATACGAATGTGTTTGTGATTGATGATATCATCGACGATGCGAATGGTACCAATGTTGAGCTGATTGAAGAGTCCATTGATGATATTGGTTTTGATGTCGAATTTGCCGGCCAAAGTCCAATTATCAAACTGGTGAACTACATTGTTTACAATGCTGTTCGTGAAGGCGCCAGTGATATTCATATTGAGCCTACTGAGCAACAATTACGAGTGCGGTATCGAGTGGATGGAGTCCTGCAACAGGCTCTTGAACCACCAGTGCATTTAGCTCCTGCTGTCTCTTCTCGCATCAAAATCATGGCCAGTCTCGACATCAGTGAACGTCGTCTGCCACAAGATGGTAGAATACATGTTCTCATGGAGGGACGTCCTATCGACTTACGTGTCAGTACGTTACCAATGCCCAATGGTGAAAAAGTCGTTATCCGTATTCTCGACAATCGAAGCGTTAACATTTCGCTGGAACAATTGGGATTCAGTTCAGAAGTATTAGAAAACTTTACCGAACAATTGGAAAAACCAAATGGCATTATTTTGGTAACGGGCCCTACAGGAAGTGGAAAGAGTACAACCTTATATGCCGCTTTAAATGCCGTCAGCTCAATTGAAAAAAATGTATGTACTGTCGAAGATCCGATCGAATATCAGCTTCCTATTATTAATCAATTTCAAGTCAATGAAAAAATTGGACTTTCATTTGCATCCATTTTGCGGAGTCTGTTACGCCAGGATCCTGATGTGCTGATGGTCGGCGAAATTCGAGATCAGGAAACAGGAAAAATTGCCATTCAGGCAGCACTTACCGGTCACCTGGTATTTAGTACGCTACATACCAACGACGCCATCTCAGCAATCACACGTTTAATTAACATGGGTGTTGACGATTATCTGATCGGAGCAGCGGTAAACATGGTTCTTGCACAAAGACTTTGCCGGAAAATCTGCCCCAAATGTAAAACACCATATGAATTACCGAAGTCGATGCAACTTGCCGTCGAACGCGCCGGTCTGGATCAGGGCGAATTTTATAAAGGTAGCGGCTGCAAACGCTGCCGAAATACTGGTTTCTCTGGTCGAATTGGAGTTCATGAACTACTTTCAATTGACGATCAACTGCGTGAAATAATCACAACAGATCCTACGGTAGCTAACGTGAAAGAGTATGCAAAAAACAGTGGCATGATTCCTCTAAGATACGATGCGCTCCGCAAGGCACAAGAAGGACTTACAACGATCGAGGAAGCACTCAAAGTGAGTGATGAAGCATGGGCTCCTCAACATTCGTTGATAAATCAATAA